GCGCTCCAGCGGTGCCGCGGGTTCGCCGCCACCGCGTCGTAGGGGTCGCGCTGGGCGGTGAGGTAGTCGTGCCCGTTGCCCGAGGCGATGGTCTGGCCGCCGGTCGAGGCGGAGTACATCGTCGTCGCCAGCCGGCGGCCGTTGGGGAAGGCGAAGGTCAGCACCTGCCCGGCCGTCGCGTCCACGGCCGAGGTGTTGGCGGTGTACTCGTAGGAGCTGATGCTGCCGTCGCCCCGGCGCACCCCGCGCCCGCGGTAGGCCTGGCACGCGGTGGTGTCGCAGATGTCGTAGTAGCTGGTGCTGGCGCTGCGCTGGGCGTAGGTCCGGGCGGCGACGGACTGCGCCTGGAGCGCCTCGGGGTGGAAGGACGGGCCCATCTCGGCCGCGACCACCGAGCGCAGGTAGTGCTCGAGGGGCAGGTGGTTGACGCTCGCGAGGGACGTGCTCCCCCGGTACGTCGCCGTGACGGCACCGCGGTAGATGCGCCGCGACCCGTCGGGGAGCACGAGGTCCACCGTCTGCTCCGAGGGGGAGCTGAAGGTGACCGGGCAGCGGCGGGACATGCCCGAGGGCCACCACGTCGACCACGAGGACCCGTCATACCCCTGCAGGACGCAGGACGACGCCGAGCCGCTGGTCGCGCGGACCCGCCACTGGCTGCGGCCGGACGGGAGGGCGTAGGTCGTGCCGCCGGCCGTCGCGCCCACGCGCAGCCCGCTGCGGTGCGCGACCTGGGTCACGCCGTCGTGGTCGATGGTGATGCCCACGGAGATGTCCGACGGGGCCCAGGTCTCCAGTCGGGTGCCGGGGTAGTAGAAGGAGATGATCCGCTCGTGCGACAGGCCCTGCTGGCCCGCGCCGTGCGCCCCCCACTGGGACATGCCGATCCGGTGGCCGAAACCGCCCCCGGTGATGTCGTAGCTCCCGTCGGCCGGGACGGGGTAGACCTCCGAGCCGGGCACGGGGGCCGGCAGCACGGAGGCGTCCGTCACCACCGTGGTCTCCCCGAGCTCCTCGGGGGTCTCGACGGCGTCGACCGACTCGGCCTGCTGGGCGTAGGGGAGGGCGTCCTGCGCCGCGTCCGGCTCCTGCGGCGCGGCCGTGGCGGGCGCACCGGTGAGGGAGAGGACGACAGCGAGGGTGAGGCCGACGAGGGACGGTCGTCGCACGATGACTCCATGAGGATGGGAAGGGTGCCCGAGCAGGGACGTTGCCCAGGCGCTCATTACTATGCGGTACGAGATGTGCCTGGGGCAAGAGTGGCGGGTGATCCCGCCGACCGGTCGGCGCGTGCTCCCCGGGCCTCGTCGGACCCGTCGGGCTTCCGGCCTGCCGGACCTCGGCAGGTAACCTGAGGAGCTGGTGCCGCCCCGACCCGGACGGGCGCGGCATCCCTGACCGTCACGTCGACAGATCGAGGAGCAACGATGAGTGGCCACTCCAAGTGGGCGACGACCAAGCACAAGAAGGCCGCGATCGACGCCAAGCGGGGCAAGCTCTTCGCCAAGCTCATCAAGAACATCGAGGTCGCGGCCCGGATGGGCGGGGGAGACCCGGCCGGCAACCCGACCCTCTACGACGCCATCCAGAAGGCCAAGAAGAGCTCGGTCCCCAACGACAACATCGACCGGGCCGTCAAGCGCGGCTCCGGCGCCGAGGCCGGCGGCGCGAGCTACGAGGCCCTGGTCTACGAGGGCTACGCCCCGGGGGGTGTGGCGCTCTACATCGAGTGCCTGACCGACAACAAGAACCGTGCGGTCATGGAGGTGCGCACGGCCCTGACCCGCAACGGCGGCTCGATGGCCGACAGCGGCTCGGTGGCCTACCTCTTCGAGCGCAAGGGCCAGGTCGTCGTGCCCAAGGAGCAGGAGAGCGGGGAGACCAGCGAGGACGCGCTGCTGGAGATCGTGCTCGAGTCCGGCGCCGAGGAGGTCGAGGACGTGGGCGAGTCCTTCGAGGTCATCTCCGAGGCCGGCGACGTCGTGGCGGTCCGGACGGCGCTCCAGGACGCGGGCCTGGACTACGACTCCGCCGAGACGACTTTCGTGCCCAGCATGCAGGTCCCGCTGGACGCCGACGGCGCCAAGAAGGTCATCCGGGTCGTGGACGCCCTCGAGGACTGCGACGACGTCCAGAACGTCTACTCCAACGCCGACATCTCCGACGAGGTCCTCGCCGAGCTCGACGCGCAGGACTGACCCCTCCCTCCGGAGGGCGTGTCGCGCCCGGGGCCGGTCGCGCCGGACTTGTAGCGTGGTGTCCGAACATCTGTCCACACCACCGAACGGGAGCGGTATGCGCGTGCTCGGCGTCGACCCCGGCCTCACCCGCTGCGGCCTCGGGGTCGTCGAGGGGCTCCCGGGGCGCTCGCTGCGCCTGGTCGAGGTGGGGGTCGTGCGCACCCCGCCGGGCGACGAGCCGGCCGAGCGGCTGCTCACCCTGCAGACCGAGATCGACGAGTGGCTGGCCCGCACCCGCCCCGACGCTGTGGCGGTGGAGCGGGTCTTCGCCAGCACCCGCAACAGCAGCATCATGGGCGTGGCGCAGGCCTCCGCCGTGCCGATGCTGGCCGCGGCCCGGCTCGGGCTGCCCCTCGTGCTGCACACGCCCTCGGAGGTCAAGGCCGCCGTCACCGGCAACGGCCGGGCCGACAAGGCGCAGGTCACCCACATGGTGACGCGCATCCTCACCCTCGAGCAGGCCCCTCGGCCCGCCGACGCCGCCGACGCGCTGGCGCTGGCGATCTGTCACCTCTGGCGCGGAGCCGCACGTGGCCTGCCCGAGGACGCCGCGGGCGGCCGCAACCGTCTGCAGGACGCCGAGGACCAGGCGTCCCGTGCCGCCCCCAACCGGCTCGCCCAGCTGCACGCCGAGCACCGCACCGCCCGCGCGGCCAGCGCCCGTGCCTCGGCGCGCGGCGGGCGTGCCACCACCGTCAGCAGCAGGAGGAACCCCCGGTGATCGCCTCGGTCCGCGGACCCGTCCGCCACGTCGGTCTCGACCACGTCGTCGTCGAGGTCGGGGGCGTGGGTCTGCTCGTCCACACCACCCCGGAGACCGCGTCCGGCTGCCGGACCGGGCAGGAGCTCACCCTGGAGACCACCCTCGTGGTCCGGGAGGAGTCGCTGACCCTCTACGGCTTCGCCGGT
This genomic window from Serinicoccus chungangensis contains:
- a CDS encoding YebC/PmpR family DNA-binding transcriptional regulator, translated to MSGHSKWATTKHKKAAIDAKRGKLFAKLIKNIEVAARMGGGDPAGNPTLYDAIQKAKKSSVPNDNIDRAVKRGSGAEAGGASYEALVYEGYAPGGVALYIECLTDNKNRAVMEVRTALTRNGGSMADSGSVAYLFERKGQVVVPKEQESGETSEDALLEIVLESGAEEVEDVGESFEVISEAGDVVAVRTALQDAGLDYDSAETTFVPSMQVPLDADGAKKVIRVVDALEDCDDVQNVYSNADISDEVLAELDAQD
- the ruvC gene encoding crossover junction endodeoxyribonuclease RuvC encodes the protein MRVLGVDPGLTRCGLGVVEGLPGRSLRLVEVGVVRTPPGDEPAERLLTLQTEIDEWLARTRPDAVAVERVFASTRNSSIMGVAQASAVPMLAAARLGLPLVLHTPSEVKAAVTGNGRADKAQVTHMVTRILTLEQAPRPADAADALALAICHLWRGAARGLPEDAAGGRNRLQDAEDQASRAAPNRLAQLHAEHRTARAASARASARGGRATTVSSRRNPR